The Mucilaginibacter terrenus genome has a segment encoding these proteins:
- a CDS encoding sensor histidine kinase, with protein MKQYNTVKDLQLISENVFECSMAGFWDWDMISDEEYLSPRFKKMFGYEDHEMENNHDSWQEIVFKEDLQPMFDLFQRHIDSKGAVPFETTIRYRHKNGRTIYVRCNGKVVEWTEDGKPARAIGSHIDITEEKELQLQLSEALSQRDFLLSEVHHRVKNNLNMILVMARLKQTEKRIELTDIEDAIVTTANAYESIYKKGEFSEIMIEDYLNRVIQPIIKDHNIALLIEADQIKKGLDFLVPIGLIISECVNNSLKHAFKTKLEKVIRLNIRKENNAIYLSYHDNGSGFDQCILNALDTLESYGIFIIKTLAEQLNGNLYLSNDNGAKIEININLSPAH; from the coding sequence ATGAAACAGTATAACACCGTAAAGGACCTGCAACTGATAAGTGAAAACGTTTTTGAATGTTCCATGGCTGGTTTTTGGGATTGGGATATGATCAGTGATGAAGAATATCTCAGCCCCCGTTTTAAAAAAATGTTTGGCTATGAAGATCACGAGATGGAAAACAATCATGATTCCTGGCAGGAAATAGTATTTAAAGAGGATTTGCAACCTATGTTTGACTTGTTCCAACGACATATAGATTCAAAAGGCGCCGTTCCCTTTGAAACTACTATCAGATATCGTCATAAAAACGGCAGAACTATTTATGTTCGATGTAATGGGAAGGTCGTAGAGTGGACCGAAGACGGTAAGCCTGCAAGGGCAATTGGTTCCCATATTGATATTACAGAAGAAAAAGAACTGCAATTACAATTATCTGAGGCGCTTAGTCAGCGGGATTTTCTGTTGAGCGAAGTACACCATAGGGTCAAGAATAACCTCAACATGATTTTAGTCATGGCGCGACTGAAACAAACGGAGAAAAGAATTGAGTTGACCGACATTGAAGATGCAATTGTTACCACTGCCAACGCCTACGAATCCATTTATAAGAAAGGTGAGTTCAGTGAAATAATGATAGAAGATTATTTAAACCGTGTAATCCAGCCAATTATCAAAGACCACAACATTGCCTTACTTATTGAGGCTGACCAAATTAAAAAAGGGCTGGATTTCCTTGTTCCGATTGGTTTGATCATAAGTGAATGCGTTAACAATAGTTTAAAGCACGCTTTTAAAACTAAGTTAGAAAAGGTCATTCGCTTAAACATACGAAAAGAGAATAATGCCATTTATTTATCCTATCATGACAATGGATCAGGATTTGATCAATGCATTCTTAATGCGCTTGATACCCTGGAATCTTATGGTATATTTATTATCAAAACATTGGCAGAACAATTAAACGGAAACCTATACTTATCTAATGATAACGGTGCCAAGATCGAAATTAACATCAATTTAAGTCCGGCACATTAA